The nucleotide window AATGGCCTCTCTCCGGCGGTTGTCCCGGCCTACGTTGACCTGGGATACCACATCAGCCCCCGGAGAGAGGCCATTCTTTCTTTGATTTCGACAGCAATCACATCGACGAACAGGCCCGGCAGTTCCTTGACGCGCTTGCCGGCCTCCTCCTGACGGATCAGCCCGGTATCCGGGTCTACATCGCAGGACACACGGACAACCGGGGCTCCGAAGAGTACAATCAGGACCTTTCCATGCGACGGGCGCAGGCAGTGCGGTCCTATCTGACGGAACGGGGGGTAACCCCCGCCGACCGTCTTGTCCTGCGGTATTACGGAGCAACCCGACCATTGGCTTCCAACGGGAGCAGTGAAGGGAGAGCGAAAAATCGTCGCGTGGAGCTCATAGGTATCAAACGCTGATAATGTCCGGCAGGAAGCACAGTAACAGGGGCCGTCCCGTGCATGTGGTGTCAGAGACACACGAGGGACTTGTCCGGCTGATGCATTCTCCTTCGTTCTATCCTCACCATCCGTCCTCGGTCGAGCTTATCCAGACACACATATCCTATGTGTTCCTCGCGGGTAACCGGGTTTACAAGGTCAAGAAACCGGTGCGTTTCGACTTTCTCGACTTCTCTACCCTTGAACGGCGAAAACACTTCTGCGAGGAAGAGCTTCGCCTGAACAGGCGCCTGGCCCCGACTGTTTATGTCTCCGTGGAACCCATCACCGATGAAGGACCGGGGGGGCTCGTTCTGGGAGGAACGGGACCGCCGGTCGAGTACGCGCTTCACATGAAACGGCTTCCCGAAGAACGGATGCTTTACCGGCTCCTCGAGAGAGGATCGGCGGATCTCTCCGTCATGGATGCAATCGCGCGCCGCATTTGCGACTTCCATCGCGAGGCGGACACGGGCGGCGCAATCGACGCCCTCGGCGGACTCGATACGATCCGTCGAAACAATGACGAAAACTTCGAAGAAACCCGGTCCTATCGGGATGTCACCATTTCGGCGGCGGCCCACAGCTTCTTGAAAGACTGGGTCAATTCTTTTCTTGACCGCAACAGGGAGCTTTTCCACCGCCGCGTCAGAGAGCATCGCATCAGGGATTGCCACGGCGATCTTCACCTCGAACACATCTGCCTTGATGGCGATGACATCGTTATCTTTGATTGCATAGAGTTCAAAGAGCGCTTCCGCTACCTCGATGTGGCGGCCGAGATAGCCTTCCTTTCCATGGATCTCGGGAGCAAGGGCTACCACGGGCATGACCGTGCCTTCGTCGATGCCTACTTGCGTTATTCCGGAGACAGAGAAATACAGAAGCTGCTCAACTTCTACCGGTGTTATTTTGCCTTCGTGCGTGGGAAAGTGACGAGCTTCCGCATCGACGATCCCGCCACCGCAGAAAAGGACCGCGCCCGCATTGCCGACGAGGCCTCACAGTATTTCGACGGTGCCGTGCGATACGCCGCCCGGCTGGATACACCGGCCTTGCTGATACTGTCGGGACTCATGGGAACCGGGAAGAGTTCCCTGGCACGGCGGCTTGCGGACTCCCTCGACGCCGGGATCATTCGAACCGACGTCCTCCGGAAAGAAATGCTCGGCATTCAACCGGCGGACCGACACCACGAACCCTTTGGAAGGGGAATCTATTCCGACGAAATCTCCCGGGAAACCTACCACAGAGTCTTGGAGCAGGCCGGAGTCCGGCTCGCTTCCGGGGAAACAGTCATTATTGACGCCTCATTCCGGAAACAGGAGGAACGGGAGCGGGCCCGAGCGATCGCGAAACGGCAGGGAGCTGATTTCCTCGTTATCGAATGTGTCTGCCCCGAAGAGGAGATACGGGCCCGCCTTGACAGGCGGCAACGGAAAGGGAACGAGGCGTCCGATGGGCGATGGGAACTCTATGAGTCTCAGAAAAAAAGCTTTGAGCCCCTCAAGGATATTCTTCCCGGGGAACATGTCCTGGTCGACACATCCCGTCCGCTCGCGGACAGCCTGATGGATGCCCTTCGCCGGATCAGGAGGCTCGACAGGGAATAATCGCCCCCGGCTTCGGGATCGTCACGCGCCCTTGTAACGGGATGGTTCCATATACCTCTCAGACACCGTTTCAGGCGTCTGTTTTCCCGGCAAGCTTGCGCCTGGTTTCGTTGAGGAAATAACTGACCTTGTAGTCGAGGCCGAGGTTGGGATACTGCTGCTGAATCGTTTCAAAGCGGCGTTGCGCCGCTTCGTATTCTCCCCGCTTGTAATAGAAATGCCCCACGTAGAACTCGTGCTCCCCCAGCCTCCTGAGGCACTCCCTCAATTTCTGCTCGGCCATGAAGGAAAACCTGCTGTTGGGAAACCGGGCCAGCAGGTTTTCAAAGTCAGCCTTTGCCATGCGGGTTCTCATCTGGTCCCGGTCAACACCGAGCATCTGGTTGTAACTGCACATACCGACCTGGTACATGACATAGGGAATGTTTTCGTTCGTGGGACGCATTGCCGTAAATTCACGGTAGTTGGCTTCCGCCATGAGATAATCCCCGGCACTGAAATGCGAATCGGCAACGCCCAGTTCGGCGAGGGTCGCATACTGGCTGAGAGGGTACTCTTCCCTGAGCCGTGTGAATTGAGTGATTGCTTTCTTGTACCTCCCGGCCTGGTAGTATTCGATACCCGTCCTGTAAAGATCAGCCGGAGTGCCCCTCCCGGGAGAGGGACCCGAACCAAGCCATGACGGCATCCAGG belongs to Syntrophales bacterium and includes:
- a CDS encoding OmpA family protein, which produces MDEQARQFLDALAGLLLTDQPGIRVYIAGHTDNRGSEEYNQDLSMRRAQAVRSYLTERGVTPADRLVLRYYGATRPLASNGSSEGRAKNRRVELIGIKR
- a CDS encoding AAA family ATPase; the protein is MHSPSFYPHHPSSVELIQTHISYVFLAGNRVYKVKKPVRFDFLDFSTLERRKHFCEEELRLNRRLAPTVYVSVEPITDEGPGGLVLGGTGPPVEYALHMKRLPEERMLYRLLERGSADLSVMDAIARRICDFHREADTGGAIDALGGLDTIRRNNDENFEETRSYRDVTISAAAHSFLKDWVNSFLDRNRELFHRRVREHRIRDCHGDLHLEHICLDGDDIVIFDCIEFKERFRYLDVAAEIAFLSMDLGSKGYHGHDRAFVDAYLRYSGDREIQKLLNFYRCYFAFVRGKVTSFRIDDPATAEKDRARIADEASQYFDGAVRYAARLDTPALLILSGLMGTGKSSLARRLADSLDAGIIRTDVLRKEMLGIQPADRHHEPFGRGIYSDEISRETYHRVLEQAGVRLASGETVIIDASFRKQEERERARAIAKRQGADFLVIECVCPEEEIRARLDRRQRKGNEASDGRWELYESQKKSFEPLKDILPGEHVLVDTSRPLADSLMDALRRIRRLDRE
- a CDS encoding outer membrane protein assembly factor BamD, whose protein sequence is MRAVKILVLLVILTLTGGCAWMPSWLGSGPSPGRGTPADLYRTGIEYYQAGRYKKAITQFTRLREEYPLSQYATLAELGVADSHFSAGDYLMAEANYREFTAMRPTNENIPYVMYQVGMCSYNQMLGVDRDQMRTRMAKADFENLLARFPNSRFSFMAEQKLRECLRRLGEHEFYVGHFYYKRGEYEAAQRRFETIQQQYPNLGLDYKVSYFLNETRRKLAGKTDA